The Flavobacterium johnsoniae genomic sequence TACAACTCCTCCTTTTGCAGTTCCGTCTAATTTTGTTACTGCAAGCGAAGTCACTTCTGTTGCCGCAGTAAATTGTTTAGCTTGCTCAAAAGCATTTTGTCCTGTAGAACCATCCAAAACTAAAAGCACATCGTGAGGCGCATCTTCTACTACTTTTTGCATTACACGTTTTACTTTTGTCAGCTCATTCATCAAATTGATTTTATTATGAAGACGTCCAGCAGTATCAATAATAACAACATCAACATTTTGCGCAACTGCTGATTGCAAAGTATCAAAAGCCACAGAGGCTGGATCGCTTCCCATATTTTGTCTTACAATTGGCACATCAACTCTATCTGCCCAAACTTGCAATTGATCAATTGCAGCGGCACGAAAAGTATCTGCAGCACCTAAAACTACTTTATGTCCTGCTTTTTTAAACTGATAAGCCAATTTACCGATTGTGGTTGTTTTTCCAACACCATTTACTCCAACAACCATTAAAACGTAAGGTTTTTTATCTTTCGGAATTTCAAATTCTGTTGCTTCACCTGTATTGGTTTCTGATAATAAAGCTCCTATTTCATCACGAAGAATTTGATTTAATTCTTCAGTGCCAAGATATTTATCTTCAGCAACACGTTTTTCAATTCTTGAAATGATTTTCAAAGTTGTATTTACACCAACATCTGAAGCTACAAGAACTTCTTCCAGATTATCTAAAACATCGTCATCGACTTTAGATTTTCCGGCTACAGCTTTACTTAACTTTGAAAAAAAAGTAGTTTTTGATTTTTCAAGACCTTTGTCTAAAGTCTCTTTTTTATCAGTAGAGAATAATTTTTTAAAAAAACTCATTTTTTGTAGATTATTTGATTATCTGACTTCTGAATTATCAGAAATCCAAATCTTTAAAGAAAGCCAATTGTTTTAAATCTAGCCCCGATTACTTCACATAATTTTTATTTCAATCGGAGTTCAGTGAACTACGTTTGAAACGAAAATCCTTTTATTTTGGGGTTCAAAATAAAAGATTGCAGTGAAAAGCGGGAATCCATGTTTAAAAAAAGCTAATTGTTGTGCTTCTTTAAATTTTAAGACAAATATAGGTAATAAAAAAGCTACTTCCGAATGAAAGTAGCTTTTCTATATAATGTAATTGTAATTATTTCTTTTTCAAGAATTCATCAACTTCTTCAGGAGCCATAATAGATTCTACGAATGTATATGCACCAGTTTTAGGAGATTTTACCATTTTAATGGCTTTTGACAATCTCTTAGAAGCTGTTTGTAACGATGCTACGGTTTTCTTTGCCATGATTCAAATGTTATTTGAAGTTTTTCATAAAACTCGAAATGGCTAAACCATTTGAGATTTATAAAAATCTCTAATTATTACTTAATTTCTTTGTGAACAGTTACACGTTTCAAGATTGGATTAAATTTTTTAATCTCTAATCTATCTGGAGTATTTTTTTTGTTCTTAGTTGTAATATATCTAGAAGTCCCTGGAACACCAGAAGTCTTGTGCTCAGTACATTCTAAAATTACCTGGATTCTATTACCTTTCTTTGCCATCTTGCTATATATTTATTTAGGAAAAGATTATTTGATAAATCCTTCTGACTGCGCTTTTTTCAAAACTGCAGTGATTCCATTTTTATTAATTGTTTTTATCGTAGATGCTGCTACTCTAAGAGTAATCCATCTATCTTCTTCTGGAAGATAAAAACGCTTTTTAACTAAGTTTACAGAAAACTTTCTCTTAGTTTTGTTCATAGCGTGAGAAACGTTATTTCCTACCATCGCTCTTTTACCTGTAAGGTCACAAACTCTTGACATTATACTTATCTTTTATCGTTATTCAAAATCAGGGTGCAAAGAAAAGAAAAATAAACCATTGTAGCAAAAAATTATTGCACAATTTTTAAAATTTCTTTCTGCAATATTTCCAAACTCTTAACTGATGCCCTATCTATCACTTTTTCACGCGGTTGTCCGAAGTTAAATTCTTCTACAATTACTCCGTTTGGCGTTGCTAAAGCAATAAAAACAGTGCCAATTTCGGCATCAGAATCACCTTTTGACGGGCCTGCATTGCCCGTGGTTGCTATTCCGTAGTCTGTTTTTAGTAAGTTTTTCACATTCAAAGCCATAGCAGACGCAACCTCAGCACTTACTACCGAAAATTCATCAATTAGATTTTGAGAAACACCAAGAAGATTTATTTTTACCTCTGTTGCATATGAAACAATACTTCCTTTAAAATAGCTCGACGATCCCGGAACAGCCGATAAAAGTGACGCAATTCTTCCGCCTGTACAACTTTCTGCTGTTGAGACTGTTTTATTTTCTTTAGAAAGCAATTTACCGATAACGGTTTCAATTGTTTCATTTTCTTCATACCCAACAATTATATCATGAATTATGGCATCCAAAGATTTTACATTAGACTCAATAGTTTCTTCTAACAATTCTTTATCTGTTCCGCGAGCCGTTAGACGCAAACGAACTCTTCCTGGATTTGGCAAATAAGCAAGTTTTATAAATTCTGGAAGATTATTTTCCCATTGCTCAATACGTTCTGCTACTAAACTCTCACCTTGTCCGTATGTCAAAATGGTTTTATGGATAATATAAGGACGTTTGTATTCGCGAACAATTTTTGGAATTATCTGCTCTTCTACCAAATATTTCATTTCATAAGGAACTCCTGGAAGCGAAATAAAAACGGTATTTTCTTTTTTCATCCACATTCCTGGAGCGGTTCCAACTTGATTGTGCAAAACCGTACAAGTTGAAGGCACTAAAGCCTGATCTTTATTTAATTGCGAAATAGGTCTTTTATAAAAACCTTCAATTAATTGCGTTACATGCGCCAGAACTTCTGGATTTACAACCAATTCATCATCAAAATATTCGCAGAAAGTTTTTTTGGTCACATCGTCTTTAGTAGGACCTAATCCGCCCGTTATAATTACGACATCTACTCTATTTTGAAACTGCGCAAAGGTGTCTAAAATATGTTTTTTATCATCGCTGATAGAAAGCATTTCTGCCACCTCAACTCCAATTCTATCTAATGATTTAGCAATAAAAGCTGAATTTGTATCTACGATTTGACCAATTAGAATTTCATCTCCAATTGTTATAATTGCTGCCTTCATATTATTTAAGGAAAGTTTTACCTGAATAAAACAGGTTATTATAAAAGAAGTAAATCAGTATTTGAATCTAATTATATAAAAACAAATACTTTCAAAATTAGAAAACAAAACCCAATCCTTTTTCAATATTAAGAATTGGGTTCTGATTATATATTACAAATCAAAGTCTTTTTTTATCTCTTTGATTGCTTCTTTAACTTGTATTTTAATACTCTTAAAGGTTTCTATAATATCCTTTTTCTTGCCTTCTGCTTTTGTCCAAGCTTCAACCTGAAGAATTTCTTCAAAAGCTACATTTAACCCCATCAAGTCTAAGGTTGGCTTTATTTTATGTGCATACGAATACGCGTATTTATGATCCTTTTTCTTAATTCCTTCTTTAATTTGTTTTAAATCTTCTGGAACTTCTGTAACAAATAAAGTTAAAATCTGATTTACAAATTCAGGATCGTTATCTGAAAGCGCATACACTTTCGAAAGGTTGTACTTTAAAGCCATTATTTTACTTGTATTCTGAATAATTTTTTATCT encodes the following:
- the ftsY gene encoding signal recognition particle-docking protein FtsY, which gives rise to MSFFKKLFSTDKKETLDKGLEKSKTTFFSKLSKAVAGKSKVDDDVLDNLEEVLVASDVGVNTTLKIISRIEKRVAEDKYLGTEELNQILRDEIGALLSETNTGEATEFEIPKDKKPYVLMVVGVNGVGKTTTIGKLAYQFKKAGHKVVLGAADTFRAAAIDQLQVWADRVDVPIVRQNMGSDPASVAFDTLQSAVAQNVDVVIIDTAGRLHNKINLMNELTKVKRVMQKVVEDAPHDVLLVLDGSTGQNAFEQAKQFTAATEVTSLAVTKLDGTAKGGVVIGISDQFQIPVKYIGVGEGIEDLQVFNKYEFVDSFFK
- a CDS encoding DUF4295 domain-containing protein encodes the protein MAKKTVASLQTASKRLSKAIKMVKSPKTGAYTFVESIMAPEEVDEFLKKK
- the rpmG gene encoding 50S ribosomal protein L33, translated to MAKKGNRIQVILECTEHKTSGVPGTSRYITTKNKKNTPDRLEIKKFNPILKRVTVHKEIK
- the rpmB gene encoding 50S ribosomal protein L28, with protein sequence MSRVCDLTGKRAMVGNNVSHAMNKTKRKFSVNLVKKRFYLPEEDRWITLRVAASTIKTINKNGITAVLKKAQSEGFIK
- a CDS encoding CinA family nicotinamide mononucleotide deamidase-related protein; the encoded protein is MKAAIITIGDEILIGQIVDTNSAFIAKSLDRIGVEVAEMLSISDDKKHILDTFAQFQNRVDVVIITGGLGPTKDDVTKKTFCEYFDDELVVNPEVLAHVTQLIEGFYKRPISQLNKDQALVPSTCTVLHNQVGTAPGMWMKKENTVFISLPGVPYEMKYLVEEQIIPKIVREYKRPYIIHKTILTYGQGESLVAERIEQWENNLPEFIKLAYLPNPGRVRLRLTARGTDKELLEETIESNVKSLDAIIHDIIVGYEENETIETVIGKLLSKENKTVSTAESCTGGRIASLLSAVPGSSSYFKGSIVSYATEVKINLLGVSQNLIDEFSVVSAEVASAMALNVKNLLKTDYGIATTGNAGPSKGDSDAEIGTVFIALATPNGVIVEEFNFGQPREKVIDRASVKSLEILQKEILKIVQ
- a CDS encoding Hpt domain-containing protein, with translation MALKYNLSKVYALSDNDPEFVNQILTLFVTEVPEDLKQIKEGIKKKDHKYAYSYAHKIKPTLDLMGLNVAFEEILQVEAWTKAEGKKKDIIETFKSIKIQVKEAIKEIKKDFDL